A single window of Candoia aspera isolate rCanAsp1 chromosome 3, rCanAsp1.hap2, whole genome shotgun sequence DNA harbors:
- the ZNF831 gene encoding zinc finger protein 831, with product MLESRKEMEAQRLPCPPASLEKPPVQLSCLQAIPASDLLLSPMILQPDQALAQTVYLKALTVPFYQPIQSNHKLSRVQTNINIDNSNIPLILNPLLNSEGTDQLQAIIQKQPGTINIVSHFSVLPQSSSPCAPVGSPGKSKNAGKYLCKHCGRDCLKPSVLEKHMRSHTGERPFPCTTCGIAFKTQSNLYKHRRTQTHVNNARVPSESDSSSLLEENEVTEKVAFSQTTTSNDKNGVHPSARIRHAASEPSVVVTSDKHILATSLSETLLVSESQRMKTDNSCHGEINQNVFEKETTRDPTDLPQRRKIQDQRSPIGSKQNQLQRQQALYSEKLWNSRSVDTKLKKCESTDSGYLSRSNSVEHQIPSPGFLHGLCEHSTKSEDDAAITNKCMADSFSKVDSTEKATGAVTLEKKRLEEHISRLISHNKAVVDDAQLDSVRPRKTVLSKQGSIDLPMPYVYKDSFHFDIRPLDISKKKNLPLRSAKSIFTPAEKSKPLFFHSVPTQFSTTIDCVPVTRSNSLPFIESTKKMQDQGDSSKLSSFTRVSPDVGFSGLLHSSNLATGMTNVLNNHPRALVRQVAVDDVPLNYMNESSPSLEEKKSKKKPEAGVEGVNSKNKKPSQRKLKMFSQEKWQVYGDETFKKIYQKMKSGQSTKKQKGTLTNVSSVYSDSKETACNEEITLLRDGRSSLTENVISSQVDVIAKPNAEVLESHSIASPVSHSAFSQGNSGRSAELIEPLCSVSDCQQHSMASETSPLEHRCRDLYVLKHNQSGNSKALPLSNGCELKVQLKETWLNLASQHDHDLEDAHGRKEFTERVQQYKDIAANRKGCSEKETFHLGHTALSAPQCNTRELVYESQRLPSERKKPKVDKLKNMENTTFRNSSSTNSVVKLIDCYNLNIVAPESVKHSGKGEKWTFMVGTHASGSSMECEEGIQHSITVSNNRDCTVSLTDTASVSASSISEQFKTDVTEKCTSNLSAIKTLTKKSSPLTTGTGESSNCRDSAPASTPTQHVVCNQVIPHLKKNDFLPKYILKYSQEGNNIGVPLFLTGEPENIPYVSLPSMSTISPYPSCNNKLLDSNSVDVSLCPLQLDLNHPARRKELKWDMHTKWTSLVASPPAILEATTITTMVDRKCHLQSASKKVKDTCKGDRDSLDDQRLITKEDECVVACTSHAPGRKVCFTTIYAGGLFISSDMTGQNSALKLIQSGKSSVISLSSLVERAVLCEGSEEEVKESQSETNSLPGFEDLPSCSVGSPECLCHSSSVVYCHVLCPQPKESCSRPQLSVESHAGKLKIPSLNLSFPTLNAEPQLTWCCLSRSLPLPIEQKEMKDSAYSSLYMSKNENFISKCGLSICKMKSHGKATSKGWRIESPQTLVSSPQRQQIEKKYFLNTGVEEISKNIPGLEKKKEKLYKRRENRNLKRLKVKINPKR from the exons ATGTTGGAAAGTAGAAAGGAAATGGAGGCTCAGAGACTTCCTTGTCCCCCTGCCTCGCTAGAAAAGCCTCCGGTTCAACTCTCTTGCCTTCAGGCCATACCAGCATCAGATCTCTTGCTGAGTCCCATGATTCTCCAGCCAGATCAAGCACTTGCTCAAACTGTATACTTGAAAGCTCTGACTGTTCCATTTTACCAGCCTATTCAGTCAAACCACAAACTTTCCAGAGTCCAGACCAATATCAACATAGACAACAGTAATATACCTTTAATCCTCAACCCCCTTTTGAATTCAGAAGGGACAGATCAACTTCAGGCAATCATTCAGAAGCAACCTGGCACAATAAACATAGTCAGTCATTTTTCAGTTTTGCCACAAAGTTCTTCTCCATGTGCACCAGTTGGAAGCCCAGGGAAATCCAAAAATGCTGGGAAGTACCTCTGTAAACATTGTGGGCGTGACTGTCTGAAGCCAAGTGTCCTTGAGAAACACATGCGATCACATACAGGTGAGAGGCCTTTTCCATGTACAACATGTGGCATTGCATTTAAAACTCAAAGCAATCTCTATAAACACAGGAGAACTCAAACACACGTCAATAATGCTAGAGTGCCCTCAGAATCTGACAGCAGTAGTCTATTAGAAGAGAATGAGGTGACTGAGAAAGTTGCATTCTCCCAGACAACAACATCCAATGATAAAAATGGTGTCCACCCAAGCGCAAGGATTAGACATGCTGCTTCAGAGCCCAGTGTTGTGGTGACTAGCGACAAACATATTCTTGCTACTTCATTATCGGAAACACTCCTTGTTTCTGAAAGTCAAAGAATGAAAACGGATAACTCCTGTCATGGAGAGATAAATCAGAATGTCTTTGAAAAAGAGACCACCAGAGATCCAACAGATCTGCCTCAGAGAAGGAAGATCCAGGATCAAAGGTCTCCAATAGGAAGCAAGCAGAATCAGCTACAGAGACAGCAAGCGCTGTATTCGGAGAAGCTGTGGAACAGCAGATCTGTGGACACCAAGCTAAAAAAGTGTGAGAGCACCGACTCAGGTTATCTGTCACGCTCCAATAGTGTGGAACATCAGATTCCCTCTCCTGGCTTCCTGCACGGTCTTTGTGAACATAGCACAAAATCAGAAGATGATGCAGCCATCACCAATAAGTGCATGGCAGACAGTTTCTCAAAAGTAGATTCAACTGAGAAAGCAACAGGAGCTGTGACACTGGAGAAAAAGAGGTTGGAAGAGCATATCTCAAGGCTAATCTCTCATAATAAAGCAGTTGTGGATGATGCCCAGTTGGACAGTGTTAGGCCCAGGAAAACAGTTCTGTCCAAACAAGGAAGCATTGACTTGCCAATGCCTTATGTGTACAAAGACTCATTCCATTTTGACATACGGCCTCTTGATATCAGCAAGAAAAAGAATCTTCCTCTGCGCTCAGCCAAGTCTATCTTCACTCCTGCGGAAAAGTCTAAGCCATTGTTTTTTCACTCAGTCCCCACGCAGTTTTCAACAACAATTGACTGTGTGCCTGTTACAAGAAGTAACTCTCTGCCTTTTATTGAGAGTACAAAGAAGATGCAGGACCAGGGAGATAGTTCAAAATTATCTTCTTTCACTAGAGTGTCCCCAGATGTAGGTTTTTCTGGCTTGCTGCATAGCAGCAACTTAGCCACAGGTATGACAAATGTTCTTAACAACCACCCTCGGGCACTTGTCAGACAGGTGGCAGTAGATGATGTGCCACTGAATTATATGAATGAATCTTCACCTtctttagaagagaaaaaaagtaaaaagaaacctGAGGCTGGGGTGGAAGGAGTGAACAGCAAGAATAAGAAACCCAGtcagagaaaattaaaaatgttttctcagGAAAAATGGCAAGTTTATGGGGACGAGACATTTAAGAAAATTTATCAGAAAATGAAAAGTGGCCAatcaaccaaaaaacaaaaaggtaCTCTAACAAATGTTTCAAGCGTTTATTCAGATAGCAAAGAAACTGCCTGTAATGAGGAAATTACATTGTTGAGAGATGGGAGAAGCTCCCTAACGGAAAATGTAATTTCATCACAAGTAGATGTTATTGCAAAACCAAATGCTGAAGTATTGGAAAGCCATTCCATAGCTAGCCCTGTTTCTCACTCTGCTTTTTCACAGGGGAATTCAGGAAGATCTGCAGAATTAATAGAACCATTGTGTTCAGTCAGTGATTGTCAACAACACAGCATGGCAAGTGAAACATCACCTCTTGAACATAGATGCAGAGACTTGTATGTTTTAAAACACAACCAGAGTGGCAATAGTAAGGCTTTGCCTTTAAGTAATGGCTGTGAATTGAAAGTCCAACTTAAGGAAACTTGGTTAAACCTTGCTAGTCAGCATGATCATGACTTAGAAGACGCACATGGACGAAAGGAATTTACTGAACGCGTCCAACAATATAAGGATATTGCAGCTAATAGAAAAGGATGCAGTGAGAAAGAAACCTTCCACCTTGGACACACAGCTTTATCAGCACCACAATGCAACACCAGGGAGCTGGTGTACGAATCTCAGAGGTTACCCTCCGAAAGAAAAAAGCCTAAAGTGGATAAACTGAAAAACATGGAAAATACAACATTTAGAAACAGTAGTTCAACCAATTCGGTTGTGAAACTGATAGACTGTTATAATCTTAACATAGTTGCTCCAGAATCAGTAAAGCACTCAGGTAAGGGAGAAAAATGGACATTCATGGTAGGAACACATGCTTCAGGTAGCAGCATGGAATGTGAGGAAGGAATCCAACATTCTATAACAGTATCTAATAATAGGGATTGTACTGTAAGTCTTACAGATACAGCAAGTGTATCTGCATCTTCAATTTCTGAACAATTCAAGACTGATGTAACAGAGAAATGTACCAGTAATTTGTCTGCTATAAAAACACTGACAAAGAAATCATCTCCTCTAACAACAGGAACAGGAGAATCATCAAACTGTAGAGACTCAGCACCAGCATCAACCCCTACTCAGCATGTGGTATGCAATCAAGTGATTCCCCACCTAAAGAAAAACGATTTTCTTCCGAAGTACATCTTAAAATATTCACAAGAAGGGAACAATATAGGTGTGCCATTGTTTCTTACAGGAGAGCCAGAAAATATACCGTACGTTTCACTGCCAAGCATGTCAACCATCTCCCCGTATCCTTCCTGTAACAATAAGCTACTTGATAGTAATTCTGTTGATGTATCTTTGTGCCCTTTGCAATTAGATCTGAATCATCCAGCTAGAAGAAAAGAGCTAAAATGGGATATGCATACAAAGTGGACATCTCTGGTAGCTTCCCCACCAGCTATCCTTGAAGCAACAACAATTACAACCATGGTAGATCGAAAATGTCATCTTCAAAGTGCAAGTAAGAAGGTGAAAGATACATGTAAAGGAGACAGAGACAGTTTGGATGATCAAAGATTGATAACAAAAGAGGATGAATGTGTAGTTGCTTGCACATCACATGCTCCTGGGAGGAAAGTATGCTTTACAACTATATATGCAGGAGGACTTTTCATATCATCAGATATGACTGGGCAGAATTCAGCCTTAAAGTTAATACAGTCAGGGAAGAGTTCAGTAATTTCACTCTCTTCGTTGGTAGAAAGGGCAGTTTTGTGTGAAGGCAGTGAGGAGGAAGTCAAGGAATCACAATCAGAGACAAACTCTTTGCCAGGATTTGAGGACTTGCCCTCCTGTTCAGTGGGTAGTCCGGAATGTCTTTGCCATTCTTCCAGTGTGGTTTATTGTCATGTGCTCTGTCCTCAACCAAAGGAATCTTGCTCTCGGCCCCAATTAAGCGTAGAGTCTCATGCAGGAAAGTTAAAAATCCCAAGCCTGAATCTATCCTTCCCGACTCTAAATGCGGAGCCTCAGCTGACGTGGTGTTGCTTATCAAGAAGCCTCCCTCTTCCTATTGAGCAGAAGGAGATGAAAGATTCTGCATATTCTTCCTTGTATATGAGCAAGAATGAAAACTTCATTTCAAAATGCGGACTGtccatttgcaaaatgaaaagccACGGGAAGGCTACTAGCAAAGGCTGGAGAATTGAAAGCCCACAAACACTAGTCTCTTCTCCACAAAGGCAGCAAATAGAGAAG AAGTACTTTTTAAATACTGGTGTTGAGGAGATCTCTAAAAACATCCCAgggttagaaaagaaaaaagaaaaactttacaaaaggagagaaaacagaaaccTAAAAAGGCTAAAGGTGAAGATCAACCCAAAACGGTAA